The Acidobacteriota bacterium genomic interval CTGGCTGATGGCGGTGCTGTTCGTCGGCTGGGGGACCTTCTACGTCTATACCCTGATCCGGTTCCGGGCGAGCGCCAATCCGAAGGCGGACTACACCGGCGTCACGAGCCACACGTCGAGCTACCTGGAGATCGGCGTGGCGGTCATCGAGGCGGTGCTGCTGATCGGTTTCGCCGTCCCCGCCTGGGCGCACCGGGTGAACGACATCCCGCCGGAGGAAGAGGCGACCGTCGTCAACGTGATCGGCAAGCAGTTCGAGTGGATCTCGCACTATCCGGGCCCCGACGGCCGGTGGGGGCGGCGCGACATCAGCCTCATCACGCCGACCAACAACATCGGTCTCGACCGCAGCGACCCGAACGGCGCCGACGACATCGTGTCGATCAACCAGTTGAACCTGCCGATCAACAAGCCGGTAATCATCAACCTGTCGTCGCAGGACGTCATCCACAGCTTCGGCATCGCGGAGATGCGCGTCAAGCAGGACGCCGTACCGGGTTTGCAGATTCCGGTCTGGTGGGTACCGAACGTGCTCGGTCAGTTCGAGGTCAACTGCTCGCAGCTCTGCGGTCTCGGCCACTACCGGATGCGCGGCTTCGTGACGATCATGGAGCAGGACGAGTACGACGCCTGGCTGGAGGAGGAGGCGTCCTTCCTCACCGGCAACTAGGAACCCGAGCACCCCAGGAAGTCTTCCAGCAAGGCGGCCCACGAAGCGCGCCGTGCCTTGCGAACGCCGCAGGCGCGTAGAGGACTGCGTCGCTATCCCGGCAGAGTCCGGCATCAACCGCCGGCGGCGGCAATCGCCTCCCGGAGATCGGCGACGATCCGCTCCATCAGATCGCCCGCCTCGGATACGTCCTCCAACGCGATTCCCGCCGCCGCGTCTATCCGCTGCTGGAACGGTCCTATGGGCAGCGCGAGCTTCGCCGCGTCGATCATCGCCCGCAGGGTCTCGAGGCGAAGCTGCTGGTAACGCTGGTGCTCGGGGGAGCTGAGCTCGACCGGCAGGGCGGGAGGCCGCGGGGTCGGAGATTCCGGAGCCGGAACGGCATCGCCCGGCGCGGCGGCGCCCGAGGGATCGCCCGGCGGCGGGACGCCGGCGGACGGGTTGGCGGCCTCGGGTTCCGCAACCCGCGGCGCCGCATCGCCGGTCCCGGCGACCGGGTCGCCCCCGCCGGCCGGAGCCTCGGCCCGGCCGCAGGCGGCAACGCCGGCGCAGAACGCTGCCGCGACGACCACCAGGCCCGCCAGCAGCGCGCGGCGCGCCCCGTATCGCGCAACGTTTGCGCCGTGACTCATGGCCCGCGCCGGCGTCTCCTCCACGGATCGCTCCCTCGCTGCTTTCACCCGCCCGGCCCGTCGAGCGTCGCCGAACGCGACCGCTACGGTCGCGCCGCGGCTTCCGATTGCCGCCCAACCAGGCCTGACTAGCGCCCGGCGGCGGCCAACTCCTCGCGGATGATCTCGACGAACGTCGCGTAGGACGCCGCGCCCAGGACCACCCGTCCGTTGAGGAACAGCGTCGGCGTCGACGACACCCCGTGGCTCATGCCGATGCGCATGTCCCGATCCACCGTCGCAGCGTGCCGGCCGCTGTCGAGGCACTCGTTGAACGCGCCCGGATCGAGCCCCAGGTCGACGGCGTAGCCCTTCAGCGCGTCGACGTCGAGCGAGCCCTGACTGGCGAACATCGTATCGTGCAGCTCCCAGAATCGGCCCTGCTCGTGGGCGCAGTTGCCGGCCTCGGCCGCCTTGAACGCGTTCGGATGGCTCGGCAGCGGGTAGTCCTTGTAGACGAACCGGATCTGACCCTCGAACTGCTCCATCAACCGCTCCACCGTCTCGGTGGCCCGCCTGCAGTAGGGGCAGTCGAAGTCGGAGAACTCGATGAGCTCTATCGGCGCGGTGTCGGGTCCGCGCGCCGGATCCTCGGCCAGCGCCTCGACGCCGTACCGCGGCGCCTCGAGCATCACCGACACGTCGCCGGCCAGCGCCCGCAGCTCGCTCATGTAGGCATGCAGCGCCTGCAACGGCCGCTGCTGATCGAGCACGGCGCGGATCTCGGGCCGCATCTGCTCCAGGGTGCGTCCCGGGAAGCGGTCCCGGTTCCGCTCGTAGATCAGATCGATCTCCGCGTCGGTCACCTCGATCATCCGGTCCGGCAGTTCCGCTTCCAGCAGCTCGTTGCGCGTCATGCCGCGCGCGGCCGCCTCCCGCTCCACGAGCCGCTCGCCCACGAGCACGTCGAGGGCGCGCCGCCGGGTGTCGTACAGCTCCTGGAGCATCCGGA includes:
- a CDS encoding cytochrome c oxidase subunit II — translated: MGELLGLPIQASEHAPEIDEMIVLIHWLMAVLFVGWGTFYVYTLIRFRASANPKADYTGVTSHTSSYLEIGVAVIEAVLLIGFAVPAWAHRVNDIPPEEEATVVNVIGKQFEWISHYPGPDGRWGRRDISLITPTNNIGLDRSDPNGADDIVSINQLNLPINKPVIINLSSQDVIHSFGIAEMRVKQDAVPGLQIPVWWVPNVLGQFEVNCSQLCGLGHYRMRGFVTIMEQDEYDAWLEEEASFLTGN
- a CDS encoding thioredoxin domain-containing protein — its product is MSSRTTWLSAAIVGLFLAAAPAAAQQRDDTVVARIGDAAVTFAELEDAWRRNDASSRLRMLQELYDTRRRALDVLVGERLVEREAAARGMTRNELLEAELPDRMIEVTDAEIDLIYERNRDRFPGRTLEQMRPEIRAVLDQQRPLQALHAYMSELRALAGDVSVMLEAPRYGVEALAEDPARGPDTAPIELIEFSDFDCPYCRRATETVERLMEQFEGQIRFVYKDYPLPSHPNAFKAAEAGNCAHEQGRFWELHDTMFASQGSLDVDALKGYAVDLGLDPGAFNECLDSGRHAATVDRDMRIGMSHGVSSTPTLFLNGRVVLGAASYATFVEIIREELAAAGR